One part of the Vitis riparia cultivar Riparia Gloire de Montpellier isolate 1030 chromosome 8, EGFV_Vit.rip_1.0, whole genome shotgun sequence genome encodes these proteins:
- the LOC117920480 gene encoding transcription initiation factor IIB-2, translating to MADAFCTDCKKNTEVVFDHSAGDTVCSECGLVLESHSIDETSEWRTFANESGDNDPVRVGGPSNPLLTDGGLSTVIAKPNGVSGDFLSSSLGRWQNRGSNPDRGLILAFKTIATMSDRLGLVATIKDRANEIYKKVEDQKSTRGRNQDALLAACLYIACRQEDKPRTVKEICSVANGATKKEIGRAKEYIVKQLEAEKGQSVEMGTIHAGDFMRRFCSNLGMTNQVVKAAQEAVQKSEEFDIRRSPVSIAAAVIYIITQLSDEKKLLRDISIATGVAEGTIRNSYKDLYPHISKIIPSWYAKEEDLRNLCSP from the exons ATGGCGGATGCGTTCTGCACCGACTGTAAGAAAAACACCGAGGTCGTGTTCGATCACTCGGCGGGCGACACGGTGTGTTCCGAGTGCGGGCTTGTGCTAGAGTCTCACTCGATTGATGAGACCTCCGAGTGGAGAACGTTCGCTAACGAGTCGGGCGACAATGACCCGGTCCGTGTTGGCGGCCCATCCAACCCACTTCTCACTGATGGTGGCCTTTCTACCGTTATAGCGAAGCCGAACGGGGTTTCGGGCGATTTCCTGTCGAGTTCGTTAGGGCGATGGCAGAATCGGGGTTCGAATCCTGATCGGGGTCTGATTCTGGCTTTCAAGACCATCGCGACTATGTCTGATAG GTTGGGCCTTGTTGCGACAATAAAG GACCGCGCTAATGAAATATATAAGAAGGTAGAAGATCAAAAGTCTACTAGAGGAAGAAATCAAGATGCTCTGTTGGCCGCCTGTCTCTATATTGCTTGTCGACAAGAAGACAAACCACGCACTGTAAAGG AAATTTGTTCTGTTGCCAATGGAGccacaaagaaagaaattggcCGAGCAAAAGAATACATAGTGAAACAACTAGAGGCTGAGAAGGGTCAATCGGTAGAGATGGGAACTATACATGCTGGAGACTTCATG AGGAGATTTTGTTCCAATCTCGGGATGACCAACCAAGTGGTTAAAGCTGCCCAAGAAGCTGTGCAGAAGTCTGAAGAGTTTGATATAAG GAGAAGCCCAGTATCAATTGCAGCAGCAGTTATTTACATTATAACTCAGCTTTCAGATGAGAAGAAGCTTCTCCGAG ATATCTCAATTGCTACGGGAGTTGCAGAAGGAACAATCAGAAACTCCTACAAGGATCTCTATCCCCACATTTCAAAGATAATACCAAGTTGGTATGCCAAGGAGGAGGATCTCAGAAATCTTTGCAGCCCTTGA
- the LOC117920477 gene encoding beta-1,2-xylosyltransferase XYXT1-like, which produces MVHHQRYHQLRKGEDDEEAQSLVDECGSAGYYKRTRPKLLALLFLSLLSCCFVLAPCLFSFPIYSFGEYDGPVAEMDAKTPLCSSISNGTICCDRSAFRTDICFMKGDVRTHSSSSSIFLYGSRDPNAFTDHVSSISGEGKEFEEEQLQHEKIKPYTRKWEASVMDTIDELHLISKKEGYGTHHHCDVHHDVPAVFFSTGGYTGNIYHEFNDGILPLYITSQHLNKRVVFVILEYHDWWITKYGDVISQLSDYPPIDFSGDNRTHCFPEAIVGLRIHDELTVDSSLVEGNESIRDFRNLLDQAYLPRIRSLIQAKEQKVQSKMKEEQSLPPSLKPPLETGKEEQVHQLKKPKLVVLSRTGARAITNEDLMVQMAKEIGFQVKVLRPNRATELAKIYRVLNSSDAMVGVHGAAMTHILFLQPGSVFIQVIPLGTEWPADTYYGEPAEKLGLKYMGYKILPRESSLYNEYAKDDPVLRDPDSLAKKGWEFTKRVYLDHQTVTLDLRRFRKQLVCAYDYYILQASRHSHFLSY; this is translated from the exons ATGGTGCACCATCAGCGGTATCATCAGTTGAGGAAAGGCGAAGATGATGAAGAGGCACAGAGCCTTGTTGATGAGTGTGGAAGCGCTGGTTATTACAAGAGAACAAGGCCCAAGCTTCTTGCCTTACTTTTTCTGTCTCTGCTCTCTTGCTGCTTTGTCCTGGCCCCTTGCCTTTTCAGCTTTCCCATAT ATTCATTTGGAGAATATGATGGCCCTGTTGCTGAAATGGATGCGAAAACTCCCCTTTGTTCTTCAATCTCAAATG GAACTATTTGCTGTGATAGAAGCGCCTTTCGTACAGATATATGTTTCATGAAAGGGGATGTAAGAACGCActcttcttcatcatcaatctTCCTGTATGGTTCAAGAGACCCCAACGCCTTTACTGATCATGTTTCAAGCATATCTGGAGAAGGCAAGGAGTTTGAAGAAGAGCAACTCCAACACGAAAAGATCAAACCTTATACCCGAAAATGGGAAGCCAGTGTCATGGACACCATTGATGAATTACACCTTATCTCGAAAAAAGAGGGTTATGGCACTCACCATCACTGTGATGTCCACCATGATGTTCCAGCTGTGTTCTTCTCCACCGGAGGCTATACAGGTAACATATACCATGAATTCAATGATGGGATTCTTCCTTTGTATATAACTTCCCAGCATCTGAACAAGAGGGTTGTGTTTGTTATTCTTGAGTAccatgattggtggattactaAGTATGGAGACGTGATTTCACAGTTATCAGATTACCCACCAATTGATTTTAGTGGAGATAACAGAACCCATTGTTTTCCAGAAGCGATTGTTGGTTTGAGGATCCATGATGAGCTCACCGTGGATTCTTCACTGGTGGAGGGAAATGAGAGCATCAGAGATTTCCGTAACCTTCTAGACCAGGCTTATTTGCCTAGAATTAGAAGTTTAATTCAAGCCAAGGAACAGAAAGTGCAGTCGAAAATGAAAGAGGAACAATCTTTACCACCATCACTAAAGCCCCCATTAGAAACAGGGAAAGAAGAGCAAGTACATCAGTTGAAGAAACCGAAATTGGTTGTACTGTCTCGAACTGGTGCCAGAGCCATAACTAATGAGGATTTGATGGTGCAAATGGCTAAGGAAATAGGGTTTCAAGTCAAAGTTCTGAGGCCCAATAGAGCCACTGAACTGGCCAAGATCTATAGGGTGCTAAATTCAAGTGATGCCATGGTTGGAGTCCATGGTGCTGCTATGACCCATATTCTGTTTCTGCAGCCTGGCTCTGTATTTATCCAAGTAATTCCTCTGGGAACTGAATGGCCGGCAGATACTTACTATGGGGAACCTGCAGAGAAGCTTGGTTTAAAATACATGGGCTATAAAATTCTTCCAAGAGAGAGCTCATTGTATAATGAGTATGCTAAAGATGATCCTGTTCTGAGAGACCCAGACAGTCTAGCCAAAAAGGGATGGGAATTCACTAAGAGGGTATATCTGGATCACCAAACTGTGACATTGGACCTCAGAAGGTTTCGGAAGCAGTTGGTTTGTGCCTATGACTACTACATCTTACAAGCCTCGCGACACTCTCATTTTTTGTCATATTGA